One Tamlana carrageenivorans genomic region harbors:
- a CDS encoding porin family protein, whose translation MKQFYLFVMIMFLSLKGIAQNVKYGVRAGMNISSLDFSSDIPEENKHRNGFYIGFLADVSLTKTISLIPELQFSYEGSKADDLQFDYIQMPVLLSVKLVKKIHFNFGPQIGIKVHKVDDLAKNFGFSSILGIEHRINQALFADIRHTNGLRNVFDDDSGLSAKNRTLQIGVGYKF comes from the coding sequence ATGAAACAGTTCTACTTATTTGTCATGATCATGTTTTTGTCCTTAAAAGGTATAGCGCAAAACGTAAAGTACGGTGTTCGTGCTGGTATGAATATTTCAAGCTTAGACTTTTCTTCAGATATTCCTGAAGAAAATAAACATCGAAATGGTTTTTATATCGGTTTTTTGGCCGATGTTAGTTTAACTAAAACCATTTCTCTTATTCCTGAGCTTCAATTTTCTTATGAAGGTTCAAAAGCAGACGATTTGCAATTTGATTATATTCAAATGCCTGTTTTATTAAGTGTTAAATTGGTCAAGAAAATCCATTTCAATTTCGGTCCGCAAATTGGCATAAAAGTGCACAAAGTTGATGATTTGGCTAAAAATTTTGGTTTTTCATCCATTTTAGGAATAGAACACCGTATAAATCAAGCGCTTTTCGCTGATATACGCCACACCAACGGACTAAGAAATGTTTTTGATGATGATTCTGGTTTAAGCGCTAAAAATAGAACTTTACAAATAGGCGTTGGATATAAATTTTAA
- a CDS encoding glycosyltransferase → MKLFFKNTKFWINSPVTSIMDVYLESSIYALSSRFEGSYRNHGMWSAVAFNCPCGVKELKDGEDGYLVNVNDTTSFAQSLIKLIENPESRKQMGAAARKNILRLSPEVIFPKWKKMFEALVEN, encoded by the coding sequence TTGAAATTATTTTTCAAAAACACAAAATTTTGGATAAACTCTCCTGTTACAAGCATCATGGATGTGTATTTAGAATCTTCTATTTATGCGCTTTCTTCAAGGTTTGAAGGTTCTTATAGAAACCATGGCATGTGGTCCGCAGTGGCATTTAATTGTCCGTGTGGTGTAAAAGAACTTAAGGATGGCGAAGATGGCTATCTCGTAAATGTTAATGATACAACTTCCTTTGCACAATCGTTAATTAAACTTATTGAAAATCCTGAGTCTAGAAAACAAATGGGCGCTGCTGCGCGAAAAAATATATTAAGACTATCACCAGAAGTTATATTTCCTAAATGGAAAAAAATGTTCGAAGCTTTAGTCGAAAATTAA
- a CDS encoding IS256 family transposase, which yields MNSDLEKQLDALIGKISNKEDFDQVKEQLLKRGIESLLKAEMTAHLGFQKGGSVIENNQRNGFSEKTIKTHNGEQRIKIPRDRQASFEPVIVPKHQSISQELEDCIQLLYAKGMSNSDIIDFIESTYGVQYSTSQVSIITNQLLEDIKQWQNRPLEDVYPIVWIDAIHYKIRQEGKVISKACMIVLGVNTEGQQDILNMSIVETEKAAAWMSILDDLRSRGVKDIFFLCSDNLSGLDKAVEAIFPGSIRQICIVHQIRNSLKYVSYKDRKSIMVDIKAIYQADNEKFALEAFEVFKQNWEDKYLSAVQSWENNWDNLTSFLNYPKEIRKLIYTTNIIESFNASLRKYTRNKKVFPHDDAALKSIYLAAQSISKKWKKTRFKWGQIYNQLYICFPNRL from the coding sequence ATGAACTCAGACTTAGAAAAACAATTAGACGCCTTGATCGGCAAAATCAGCAACAAGGAGGACTTTGACCAGGTCAAGGAACAGTTGCTTAAACGTGGTATTGAATCACTTTTAAAAGCAGAAATGACTGCCCACTTAGGGTTTCAAAAAGGAGGTTCTGTAATTGAGAACAACCAGCGCAATGGTTTCTCAGAGAAAACTATCAAGACTCATAACGGCGAACAACGCATCAAAATCCCCAGAGATCGTCAAGCGAGCTTTGAGCCTGTTATTGTCCCCAAACATCAATCGATTAGTCAAGAATTAGAAGATTGTATTCAACTGCTTTACGCCAAAGGTATGAGCAATAGCGATATTATTGATTTTATTGAAAGTACCTATGGAGTGCAGTATTCCACATCACAGGTATCCATTATCACCAATCAATTATTGGAAGACATCAAACAATGGCAGAATAGACCTTTAGAAGACGTATATCCCATTGTCTGGATAGATGCTATTCATTATAAAATACGTCAAGAAGGCAAGGTAATATCTAAAGCCTGTATGATAGTTTTAGGGGTGAATACCGAAGGGCAACAAGATATTTTGAACATGAGTATTGTGGAGACAGAAAAGGCAGCTGCTTGGATGTCCATTTTAGACGATCTGCGCTCTAGAGGCGTAAAAGATATCTTCTTTCTGTGTTCGGATAACCTCTCTGGATTAGATAAAGCTGTAGAAGCTATTTTTCCAGGTAGTATACGTCAAATATGTATCGTACATCAAATTAGAAACTCTTTAAAATATGTGAGCTATAAGGACCGTAAATCAATAATGGTCGATATTAAAGCTATTTATCAAGCCGATAATGAGAAATTCGCTTTAGAGGCTTTCGAAGTCTTTAAACAAAATTGGGAAGATAAATACCTCTCTGCCGTACAGTCTTGGGAAAACAATTGGGATAATTTGACCTCGTTTTTAAACTACCCAAAAGAGATTAGAAAACTTATATATACTACCAATATCATTGAGAGTTTTAATGCCAGTTTAAGAAAATATACACGCAACAAAAAAGTCTTTCCTCATGATGATGCAGCACTGAAATCCATATATTTAGCAGCTCAAAGCATCAGCAAAAAATGGAAGAAAACACGATTTAAATGGGGCCAAATTTACAATCAATTGTATATTTGTTTTCCAAACAGGTTATAA
- a CDS encoding tRNA-(ms[2]io[6]A)-hydroxylase yields the protein MLGLKLPTDPRWVNIVEKNIEEILTDHAFCEQKATSTAISLIVSFPEYTDLVQEMTALVKEEISHFKMVHDKIIERGWVLGRDRRDEYVIQLLKFFPKGGSRTTQLVHRLLYAALIEARSCERFRLLSEELEDQELATFYRNLMVSEANHYTMFLGFARKYGDKTEVDAKWQKLLEYEAEIMRDLGTSETIHG from the coding sequence ATGCTGGGATTAAAACTACCAACAGACCCAAGATGGGTAAATATTGTAGAAAAGAATATTGAAGAAATTTTAACCGATCATGCTTTCTGCGAACAAAAAGCTACCAGTACCGCCATATCTTTAATAGTTAGTTTCCCAGAATACACCGATTTGGTACAAGAAATGACCGCCTTGGTTAAAGAAGAAATTAGTCATTTTAAAATGGTACATGACAAAATTATTGAACGCGGTTGGGTATTGGGCAGAGATAGACGTGATGAATACGTGATTCAACTTTTAAAGTTTTTCCCAAAAGGCGGTAGCAGAACCACACAACTTGTACACCGTTTATTATATGCCGCTTTAATAGAAGCAAGAAGCTGTGAACGTTTTAGATTACTTTCGGAGGAATTGGAAGACCAAGAGCTTGCAACTTTCTATAGAAATTTAATGGTAAGTGAAGCAAATCATTACACCATGTTTTTAGGCTTTGCAAGAAAATATGGTGATAAAACTGAAGTAGATGCCAAATGGCAAAAGCTTCTAGAATATGAGGCTGAAATCATGAGAGACTTAGGAACCTCTGAAACCATTCATGGTTAA